The Paenibacillus swuensis genome contains the following window.
CTATAATTGAATAGGGTATACATTTTTATGTATCAATAGCCGATAATACTATTAATGATTATCGGTTATTTTCTATTTGGAGAGGTGATGAGATCATGAAAATTAACGACACGCAGCGCATCGGCGCGATGAACAACTATAGAAAGAACAACCAGCAGCAAGCCGAAGTAACAGGCAAGAAACAGAAGAAGGATGAAATCCAGATATCCGCGGAGGCGCAGGAATTGTTGACGCAACAGACGCAAGGCGAGGACCCGATCCGCGCCGAAAAGTTGAATGAGCTGAAG
Protein-coding sequences here:
- the flgM gene encoding flagellar biosynthesis anti-sigma factor FlgM yields the protein MKINDTQRIGAMNNYRKNNQQQAEVTGKKQKKDEIQISAEAQELLTQQTQGEDPIRAEKLNELKQSVASGTYSVDPRKLAEKLFPYIK